The genomic DNA CCGAGCCGTCCGCCGGCAGCGGCCGCAGCCGGCGCGAGAAGTCGTACGGGCCGCGCGGGTACAGCGGCGACATACGCGCCATCGCCCCGCCGCCGACGGTGGGATCGGGGGGCGGATACGCCTCGCGGCCGTCGAGGTACGGAAGCTCCAGCGGGTGCGCGTAGATCGGCACGTCCCAATGGTCGGCGAGGGTGTGCAGCGCCCCCACGTGGTCGAAGTGGCCGTGCGTGAGGATGACGCACGCCGGCCGCGACCGCCTCCCAAACCGGAGCCTGGCCGCGGACTCGATCCACGCCGCGGAGCCGGGAATCCCCGCATCGATCAGCACCCACTTGCGGTCGCCGGCGCCGGGAGGGCCGTAGAAGAAGAGGTTGGCGATCGCGGTCCGCAGCGCGGCGACGTCCTCGGTGACGGGCCACGTGCCGTCGTCGTGCGCGGCCACCGCGGTTTGCGCCGGGGCGTCGGGGAGTGCGTAGGTATCCATCAGGGCTCCTGAGGTGCGGTATCGGGAAAACGGACGCGGCACGGCTCTGTCAAAGGTCGTGCCCGGCGGGCGTCAGGGCCCCCTCCCCCCGCCCCCCTCCCCCCTCCCCCGCCTGCGGGGGCGCAGGGCGGGGGAGGGGGAGAACAACGTGTGCGTTGCGAGATCCCGTAGGGGCGCGATTCATCGCGCCCGTGTCACGGGCCCACACCGCACCCCGCCTCGCCGCACGAGACCGCTTCAGCGGTCTTCGCGTCGTTCCAGCCGGGGGATTCATCCCCCGGCGATTCGACGCCGGCGCGTTGGGCGCAGATCCCGTTCACGTCCGCCCCGAAACCTGCGAAGGCAGGTTTCCCGCGGTTGTTGCAGCGGTTTCAACCGCCGGGGGCACCACCCTGGCACCACCCCCCCTTACATCTGCTCCGCGAACGTCTCCCAGAACC from Longimicrobium sp. includes the following:
- a CDS encoding MBL fold metallo-hydrolase; protein product: MDTYALPDAPAQTAVAAHDDGTWPVTEDVAALRTAIANLFFYGPPGAGDRKWVLIDAGIPGSAAWIESAARLRFGRRSRPACVILTHGHFDHVGALHTLADHWDVPIYAHPLELPYLDGREAYPPPDPTVGGGAMARMSPLYPRGPYDFSRRLRPLPADGSVPGMPGWRWILSPGHSPGHVALFRDSDRTLLAGDAFVTTKQESMTAVLQWRAEVNGPPAYFTQDWVAARRSVEVLAALEPDAVGTGHGPPLHGDEMRHALRTLARDF